The proteins below are encoded in one region of Apium graveolens cultivar Ventura chromosome 4, ASM990537v1, whole genome shotgun sequence:
- the LOC141721352 gene encoding uncharacterized protein LOC141721352 isoform X5 — MLDTRQSDRVRNLTLHFGPRTLGQEHVWQTHLSDKERELLAQFLPKGHDAQEIVQDLLEGDNFHFGNPYLKWGASLCSGYLHPDVVLNKERFLKASKKAYYSELQSYHYDMIRDLQILKERWSQNDIEHNLWRLGKHAEQNLVAHANKSTFHDLDDNLTSESCSSAANDKTCSSDELNFKSLHENSQRSICRNGFMEDTYDNASDGVKVVPRPRIGGKLQNANHQCGDGAKYMSYIKVSKEQHRRVKNSMKHFSNSIQSKSLNHVLGDLHTYYIQPYGEFEEEERQKLHVHWSKLANVDIAAAHTNLRSRQIKKQQVIHALGREMVAKLNYLKENEEKKTSCYLSDPVGEDSDPEPSTSTEDEDSEISNSFLEENMDNAATNHESSLCLEVGEHRNPACMIQQHTDIAAVINGPAMDDETGYVSTPTQNHQLQHNPLPGGNHVFNPMDFVSDDIPIMPEPGDLLPNVSKFTENVRPMAVPCSQETPLSVACDVWPAVSMSNAYYNSTHVSHDYASANELSNGHSQILKEHPTQLLNLKSDMHEVNLGKELSGRQSNDIFSSSYPNQVQNQQFELFSKGLGTVQYLHEQKPRMLDVQPVANMMIDNSQLVGNFTEQLHPSMALDLGRNRLMDPFIHESIQESMYLNGLRHALPSNDHFSSPLASPTLNMQSWGANSVQHPGLSQSHPNGGELLSQNWVSVDNNDCGSWSGLEANLCQNQNFGNGSIADQSLFSVLSQCNNMNPSTGLRTSFPPQERFTQSVNHSGGVIPATSNLIPGMVNQHIYLNGHENINGLKANTGWTGLPHQNTALHDSLGKPYLRYWNQ, encoded by the exons ATGTTGGACACTCGGCAGTCGGACAGGGTGAGGAACTTGACTCTTCATTTTGGGCCAAGAACTTTGGGCCAAGAACAT GTTTGGCAAACTCATCTATCTGATAAAGAGAGAGAATTGCTCGCTCAGTTTCTTCCAAAAGGACACGATGCTCAAGAGATTGTTCAAGACTTGCTTGAGGGGGATAACTTTCACTTTGGAAATCCATATTTAAAATG GGGTGCTTCTCTTTGTTCAGGTTATCTTCATCCTGATGTTGTTCTTAACAAGGAACGTTTTTTAAAAGCTAGTAAGAAAGCCTACTATTCAGAGCTACAAAGCTACCACTATGA CATGATCAGGGATCTACAAATTCTGAAAGAAAGATGGTCACAAAATGATATTGAGCATAATTTATGGAG GTTGGGGAAACACGCTGAACAAAATTTGGTTGCTCATGCAAATAAATCAACATTTCATGATTTGGATGATAACCTCACATCTGAATCATGTTCATCTGCTGCTAATGATAAAACATGTAGTAGTGATGAATTGAATTTTAAATCACTGCATGAGAATTCCCAAAGGAG CATCTGCAGAAATGGTTTTATGGAGGATACATATGATAATGCATCTGATGGCGTCAAAGTAGTACCAAGACCCAGAATAGGGGGAAAATTACAGAATGCTAATCACCAGTGTGGTGATGGTGCCAAATATATGTCTTATATCAAG GTAAGCAAGGAGCAGCATCGACGTGTTAAGAATAGTATGAAGCATTTTAGCAATAGCATTCAGTCCAAGTCACTTAATCATGTTTTAGGTGACCTTCATACTTATTATATACAACCATACGGAGAGTTTGAGGAAGAAGAGCGGCAGAAGTTGCATGTGCACTG GTCGAAATTGGCAAACGTAGACATTGCTGCTGCTCACACAAACTTGAGAAGCAGGCAGATAAAAAAGCAGCAAGTGATACATGCTTTAGGGCGAGAAATGGTTGCAAAACTAAACTATTTGAAAGAG aatGAGGAAAAGAAGACTTCTTGTTACTTAAGTGATCCCGTTGGTGAAGATTCAGATCCCGAACCGTCAACATCAACAGAG GATGAGGACAGTGAGATATCTAATAGCTTTCTTGAGGAGAATATGGATAATGCTGCAACAAATCATGAATCATCCTTATGTTTGGAG GTCGGAGAGCACAGAAATCCGGCTTGCATGATTCAGCAGCACACTGATATTGCAGCGGTAATTAATGGACCTGCCATGGATGATGAAACTGGATATGTTTCTACACCGACACAGAATCATCAGCTGCAGCATAATCCATTACCTGGGGGCAATCATGTCTTCAACCCAATGGACTTCGTTTCAGATGATATTCCTATAATGCCCGAACCAGGTGATCTACTTCCCAACGTATCAAAGTTCACAGAAAATGTAAGACCAATGGCTGTTCCTTGTAGTCAGGAAACTCCTCTCTCCGTTGCTTGTGATGTTTGGCCAGCAGTTAGCATGTCGAATGCTTACTATAACTCTACTCATGTGAGTCATGATTACGCTTCTGCCAACGAACTATCAAATGGGCATTCACAAATTTTAAAAGAGCATCCAACACAATTGTTAAATTTGAAATCTGACATGCATGAAGTAAACCTTGGGAAAGAGTTGTCAGGTAGACAATCAAATGATATTTTCTCCAGTTCTTACCCTAATCAAGTGCAAAATCAGCAATTTGAATTATTCTCCAAAGGTCTAGGCACTGTACAGTATCTTCATGAGCAGAAACCTAGGATGTTAGATGTTCAGCCTGTGGCAAATATGATGATTGATAATAGTCAACTGGTTGGAAATTTCACGGAGCAGCTGCATCCATCAATGGCGCTTGATCTCGGGCGGAATAGATTAATGGATCCTTTCATACATGAGAGCATACAGGAGAGCATGTATTTAAATGGCCTTAGGCATGCACTTCCGAGTAATGATCACTTCTCGAGCCCTCTTGCCTCACCGACCCTCAACATGCAGAGTTGGGGTGCCAACAGCGTACAGCATCCAGGACTGTCCCAGTCTCATCCTAATGGTGGAGAATTGTTGAGCCAGAATTGGGTATCTGTTGATAATAATGACTGTGGTAGTTGGTCTGGTCTAGAAGCCAATCTTTGCCAGAACCAGAACTTTGGTAATGGAAGTATTGCAGATCAGAGCCTCTTCAGTGTTCTATCTCAATGTAATAATATGAATCCTAGCACTGGTCTTCGTACTTCATTTCCCCCTCAAGAACGATTCACTCAATCTGTAAACCACAGTGGTGGGGTTATTCCTGCAACTAGCAATCTAATACCAGGCATGGTTAATCAACATATCTACTTGAATGGGCATGAAAATATCAATGGCCTAAAGGCCAATACCGGATGGACCGGCCTGCCACATCAAAATACTGCTTTACATGATTCACTAGGAAAGCCATACTTGAGGTACTGGAATCAATAA
- the LOC141721352 gene encoding uncharacterized protein LOC141721352 isoform X4 produces the protein MLDTRQSDRVRNLTLHFGPRTLGQEHVKFLIFLSPIVGQVWQTHLSDKERELLAQFLPKGHDAQEIVQDLLEGDNFHFGNPYLKWGASLCSGYLHPDVVLNKERFLKASKKAYYSELQSYHYDMIRDLQILKERWSQNDIEHNLWRLGKHAEQNLVAHANKSTFHDLDDNLTSESCSSAANDKTCSSDELNFKSLHENSQRSICRNGFMEDTYDNASDGVKVVPRPRIGGKLQNANHQCGDGAKYMSYIKVSKEQHRRVKNSMKHFSNSIQSKSLNHVLGDLHTYYIQPYGEFEEEERQKLHVHWSKLANVDIAAAHTNLRSRQIKKQQVIHALGREMVAKLNYLKENEEKKTSCYLSDPVGEDSDPEPSTSTEDEDSEISNSFLEENMDNAATNHESSLCLEVGEHRNPACMIQQHTDIAAVINGPAMDDETGYVSTPTQNHQLQHNPLPGGNHVFNPMDFVSDDIPIMPEPGDLLPNVSKFTENVRPMAVPCSQETPLSVACDVWPAVSMSNAYYNSTHVSHDYASANELSNGHSQILKEHPTQLLNLKSDMHEVNLGKELSGRQSNDIFSSSYPNQVQNQQFELFSKGLGTVQYLHEQKPRMLDVQPVANMMIDNSQLVGNFTEQLHPSMALDLGRNRLMDPFIHESIQESMYLNGLRHALPSNDHFSSPLASPTLNMQSWGANSVQHPGLSQSHPNGGELLSQNWVSVDNNDCGSWSGLEANLCQNQNFGNGSIADQSLFSVLSQCNNMNPSTGLRTSFPPQERFTQSVNHSGGVIPATSNLIPGMVNQHIYLNGHENINGLKANTGWTGLPHQNTALHDSLGKPYLRYWNQ, from the exons ATGTTGGACACTCGGCAGTCGGACAGGGTGAGGAACTTGACTCTTCATTTTGGGCCAAGAACTTTGGGCCAAGAACATGTAAAGTTTTTAATATTCTTAAGCCCTATAGTTGGACAG GTTTGGCAAACTCATCTATCTGATAAAGAGAGAGAATTGCTCGCTCAGTTTCTTCCAAAAGGACACGATGCTCAAGAGATTGTTCAAGACTTGCTTGAGGGGGATAACTTTCACTTTGGAAATCCATATTTAAAATG GGGTGCTTCTCTTTGTTCAGGTTATCTTCATCCTGATGTTGTTCTTAACAAGGAACGTTTTTTAAAAGCTAGTAAGAAAGCCTACTATTCAGAGCTACAAAGCTACCACTATGA CATGATCAGGGATCTACAAATTCTGAAAGAAAGATGGTCACAAAATGATATTGAGCATAATTTATGGAG GTTGGGGAAACACGCTGAACAAAATTTGGTTGCTCATGCAAATAAATCAACATTTCATGATTTGGATGATAACCTCACATCTGAATCATGTTCATCTGCTGCTAATGATAAAACATGTAGTAGTGATGAATTGAATTTTAAATCACTGCATGAGAATTCCCAAAGGAG CATCTGCAGAAATGGTTTTATGGAGGATACATATGATAATGCATCTGATGGCGTCAAAGTAGTACCAAGACCCAGAATAGGGGGAAAATTACAGAATGCTAATCACCAGTGTGGTGATGGTGCCAAATATATGTCTTATATCAAG GTAAGCAAGGAGCAGCATCGACGTGTTAAGAATAGTATGAAGCATTTTAGCAATAGCATTCAGTCCAAGTCACTTAATCATGTTTTAGGTGACCTTCATACTTATTATATACAACCATACGGAGAGTTTGAGGAAGAAGAGCGGCAGAAGTTGCATGTGCACTG GTCGAAATTGGCAAACGTAGACATTGCTGCTGCTCACACAAACTTGAGAAGCAGGCAGATAAAAAAGCAGCAAGTGATACATGCTTTAGGGCGAGAAATGGTTGCAAAACTAAACTATTTGAAAGAG aatGAGGAAAAGAAGACTTCTTGTTACTTAAGTGATCCCGTTGGTGAAGATTCAGATCCCGAACCGTCAACATCAACAGAG GATGAGGACAGTGAGATATCTAATAGCTTTCTTGAGGAGAATATGGATAATGCTGCAACAAATCATGAATCATCCTTATGTTTGGAG GTCGGAGAGCACAGAAATCCGGCTTGCATGATTCAGCAGCACACTGATATTGCAGCGGTAATTAATGGACCTGCCATGGATGATGAAACTGGATATGTTTCTACACCGACACAGAATCATCAGCTGCAGCATAATCCATTACCTGGGGGCAATCATGTCTTCAACCCAATGGACTTCGTTTCAGATGATATTCCTATAATGCCCGAACCAGGTGATCTACTTCCCAACGTATCAAAGTTCACAGAAAATGTAAGACCAATGGCTGTTCCTTGTAGTCAGGAAACTCCTCTCTCCGTTGCTTGTGATGTTTGGCCAGCAGTTAGCATGTCGAATGCTTACTATAACTCTACTCATGTGAGTCATGATTACGCTTCTGCCAACGAACTATCAAATGGGCATTCACAAATTTTAAAAGAGCATCCAACACAATTGTTAAATTTGAAATCTGACATGCATGAAGTAAACCTTGGGAAAGAGTTGTCAGGTAGACAATCAAATGATATTTTCTCCAGTTCTTACCCTAATCAAGTGCAAAATCAGCAATTTGAATTATTCTCCAAAGGTCTAGGCACTGTACAGTATCTTCATGAGCAGAAACCTAGGATGTTAGATGTTCAGCCTGTGGCAAATATGATGATTGATAATAGTCAACTGGTTGGAAATTTCACGGAGCAGCTGCATCCATCAATGGCGCTTGATCTCGGGCGGAATAGATTAATGGATCCTTTCATACATGAGAGCATACAGGAGAGCATGTATTTAAATGGCCTTAGGCATGCACTTCCGAGTAATGATCACTTCTCGAGCCCTCTTGCCTCACCGACCCTCAACATGCAGAGTTGGGGTGCCAACAGCGTACAGCATCCAGGACTGTCCCAGTCTCATCCTAATGGTGGAGAATTGTTGAGCCAGAATTGGGTATCTGTTGATAATAATGACTGTGGTAGTTGGTCTGGTCTAGAAGCCAATCTTTGCCAGAACCAGAACTTTGGTAATGGAAGTATTGCAGATCAGAGCCTCTTCAGTGTTCTATCTCAATGTAATAATATGAATCCTAGCACTGGTCTTCGTACTTCATTTCCCCCTCAAGAACGATTCACTCAATCTGTAAACCACAGTGGTGGGGTTATTCCTGCAACTAGCAATCTAATACCAGGCATGGTTAATCAACATATCTACTTGAATGGGCATGAAAATATCAATGGCCTAAAGGCCAATACCGGATGGACCGGCCTGCCACATCAAAATACTGCTTTACATGATTCACTAGGAAAGCCATACTTGAGGTACTGGAATCAATAA